The following proteins are co-located in the Streptomyces sp. NBC_00435 genome:
- a CDS encoding plasmid stabilization protein: MPRGSSPKRERQYEHIKESALDRGESERKAEEIAARTVNKERARHGESKTASRLSLQDMSSGERGGHRSHSGAEGRTYGQLYQEAKHRNIEGRSKMNKEQLRRALGGGS, encoded by the coding sequence ATGCCCCGTGGATCCAGCCCCAAGCGCGAGCGGCAGTACGAGCACATCAAGGAGAGCGCGCTCGACCGAGGGGAGAGCGAGAGGAAGGCGGAGGAGATCGCCGCCCGGACGGTCAACAAGGAGCGTGCGCGGCACGGCGAGTCGAAGACGGCGAGCCGCCTCTCGCTGCAGGACATGTCCTCCGGCGAGCGCGGCGGTCACCGCTCGCACAGCGGCGCCGAAGGCCGCACGTACGGCCAGCTCTACCAGGAAGCCAAGCACCGCAACATCGAGGGGCGCTCGAAGATGAACAAGGAACAGCTGCGGCGCGCACTCGGCGGCGGCAGCTGA
- a CDS encoding CDGSH iron-sulfur domain-containing protein, with protein sequence MDDGSLVRSDRFMVAVCTCRRSRTYPWCDTSHRPRERRAAPPEDRAEDHDTRTEDHDPRTGSTPPRTGAPDDGPPR encoded by the coding sequence ATGGACGACGGGAGCCTCGTCCGCTCCGACCGCTTCATGGTCGCCGTGTGCACCTGCCGCCGCAGCCGGACCTACCCCTGGTGCGACACGAGCCACCGCCCCCGCGAACGCCGGGCCGCCCCACCCGAAGACCGGGCCGAGGACCACGACACCCGAACCGAGGACCACGACCCCCGAACCGGGAGCACGCCCCCAAGGACAGGAGCACCGGATGACGGCCCCCCGCGGTAG
- a CDS encoding CsbD family protein: MSKAKAKAKQVKGKIKETAGDAMDDRRMQAEGAAERLTGKAQEAAAKAADQVKKSKR; encoded by the coding sequence ATGAGCAAGGCGAAGGCGAAGGCCAAGCAGGTCAAGGGCAAGATCAAGGAAACCGCCGGCGACGCGATGGACGACAGGCGCATGCAGGCGGAAGGGGCCGCGGAACGTCTGACCGGCAAGGCTCAGGAAGCCGCGGCGAAGGCGGCCGACCAGGTCAAGAAGTCCAAGCGCTGA
- a CDS encoding HemK2/MTQ2 family protein methyltransferase: MLNTALTSGTTQVRLLAPPGVYRPQADTRLLADALSGEELGPATEVLEIGTGTGALALDAAGAGARVTAVDVSWPAVIAARFNALRRGTPLSVLHGDFAVRTRGRRFDLVLANPPYVPSPRARLPSHGAARAWEAGPDGREVVDRICSSAPALLRPGGILLMVHSGMCGTATTLEHLSREGLTAEVVARATVPWGPVLRSRRAWLLSRGLADGGEREELVVFRARRA; encoded by the coding sequence ATGCTCAACACGGCCCTGACGAGCGGGACCACCCAGGTAAGGCTTCTCGCCCCGCCCGGTGTGTACCGCCCACAGGCCGATACGCGCCTCCTGGCGGACGCCCTGTCCGGCGAGGAGCTGGGGCCGGCCACCGAGGTCCTGGAGATCGGTACGGGTACGGGCGCTCTCGCGCTCGACGCCGCCGGCGCGGGGGCACGGGTGACCGCTGTCGACGTCTCCTGGCCCGCGGTGATCGCGGCCCGGTTCAACGCGCTGCGCAGGGGGACGCCGCTCTCCGTGCTGCACGGAGACTTCGCCGTCCGTACCCGGGGCCGTCGCTTCGACCTCGTACTCGCCAATCCGCCGTACGTACCGTCCCCGCGGGCCCGGCTGCCCTCCCACGGCGCCGCCCGCGCATGGGAAGCCGGCCCGGACGGGCGCGAGGTCGTCGACCGGATCTGTTCGAGCGCGCCCGCGCTGCTGCGGCCCGGCGGGATCCTGCTCATGGTGCACTCGGGGATGTGCGGTACCGCGACCACCCTGGAGCACTTGAGTCGTGAAGGCCTGACGGCAGAGGTCGTGGCGCGGGCCACGGTGCCGTGGGGACCGGTACTCCGCTCCAGGCGGGCCTGGCTGCTGAGCCGGGGCCTGGCCGACGGCGGCGAGCGGGAAGAGCTGGTAGTCTTCCGTGCCCGGCGTGCGTGA